In candidate division KSB1 bacterium, the sequence TCCTTCAATTCCTGCCTTGCGAGCGATTTCCGGATATTTTAGCGCCTTTTGAATGGCACGAAAACCGCCTTTTGGAGTCGGGGGTTCGTCAAAAGCCACAAAAATCATATCGCCTTCATCCGCAGGAGGTGGCGGCGGTGGTGGAATATCCGACAAATCAAGGAAGCTTGCTTCGATTGTCAAATCTTCAGGGACATCTTCGCTTTCAGTTGGAATTGGAATCGAGGGTTTTGGCGGAGGCGGCGGTCTTTTAAATTGCTCGGTCGGTGGAATATCGGTGACCTCGATCTCAATGTCGACTGTTTTACTTTCAGCCTCGTCCATATCAATTGCCCGCAGCGTTTGAAAAACCAGGAGCATTATAACCAGTGACAGGACCATGCCTAACTCAAGTACTTTTTTGTATTTGAGTTTTAAATCTGCCTCGGGGTTTTTTCTCATAACATCACCTCAATATGCTGGTTTTGCAGAATAATTTATGTTTAGAGCGTCGGCCTCTCTCAACTCCTCTTGAACATCCGTTACAATACCCATTGCGGTTCCTTGGTCTATTTTCATTGAAACTAATTTTAATGGGTGCATTGGGTCAAGTCTCTTTTGATACATTATCCTCGAGACATCGCTTACTCTGCAGATTCGGTCATCAATTGAAACTTCCCCATCTTTACTGATCCACAAATACGCAACATCTCTTTTTCCTTGCAGCTTTTCAATTTTTCTGGCATTAGGCAGAGTAACCGGTAAACCCTGGAACTCTTTAAACACGGATGAAACCATGAAAAAGATCAGCAACAGGAATACGATATCCGGGAGTGAGGACAAAGGAATGCCTGGCTCAGCTTTTTGTTTACCTTGAAATTTCAAGTTTAATCCCTCCTTTAACCCGTAGGTTCAGCGATAGAGATGCGCGTTGCATTTGCCATTTTCAACTCATCCAAGGTTTTAATAAACACATCATATTTGGTTTCTCTATCAGTTTTTACGGACACGATTAAGTTAGGGTTTTCCTGAAGTTTCTGCTCAATCCTGCGGGCTATTTCGTTGATTGCGATAACTTCATTATCCAGCAAAATCTCCCCCTGAGCATTGATTAAGAGATTGGTGATATTTTTGGTCCTAACTTCAGTTTCCTCTCCCTTGGCAGGCAGACTAAGACCTATTCCCCGATCTACATCAATGGTAGTGGTGACTAAAAAAAAGATGAGGAGGAGGAAAGCAATATCCGCAAGCGAGGCCATTGGAATGTCCGAGTTATTTCGTGATTTCTTCTTTTCTATTAACATCTATTTTTCTCCGGGACTACCTAAATTAAAGTAAGTAT encodes:
- a CDS encoding energy transducer TonB, giving the protein MRKNPEADLKLKYKKVLELGMVLSLVIMLLVFQTLRAIDMDEAESKTVDIEIEVTDIPPTEQFKRPPPPPKPSIPIPTESEDVPEDLTIEASFLDLSDIPPPPPPPADEGDMIFVAFDEPPTPKGGFRAIQKALKYPEIARKAGIEGRVTVHVLVSEKGIVIKTKILQSLGHTGCDQAAVSAIKNVRWNPAMQRDKPVKVWVAIPVIFRLK
- a CDS encoding biopolymer transporter ExbD, which encodes MKFQGKQKAEPGIPLSSLPDIVFLLLIFFMVSSVFKEFQGLPVTLPNARKIEKLQGKRDVAYLWISKDGEVSIDDRICRVSDVSRIMYQKRLDPMHPLKLVSMKIDQGTAMGIVTDVQEELREADALNINYSAKPAY
- a CDS encoding biopolymer transporter ExbD, translating into MLIEKKKSRNNSDIPMASLADIAFLLLIFFLVTTTIDVDRGIGLSLPAKGEETEVRTKNITNLLINAQGEILLDNEVIAINEIARRIEQKLQENPNLIVSVKTDRETKYDVFIKTLDELKMANATRISIAEPTG